GCTGTTTTACGTGCCCTGGAAGCACAGGGAATGCGGGTATATGCTCTGTCGGGTATGCGGAACCGCCTTGCCTATGCGCAAAAGGTGCAGCCCGATGCGCTGGTTCTATTTGCCCATGGGCGTTTTGCCATGGGGCAGCCCCATGAGTCTGAAAAGCTTCTGGAGGAGTTGAATGTTCCCCTCTTTGCTCCGCTCCTGGTGCGTGAGAAAAAAGAGGAGTGGATACGTAGCCAGCAGGGGATGAGTGGGGGGCTTATGGGACAGAGTATTGCCGCTCCTGAAATTGATGGTGCCATCGCGCCCTTTGCCGTGGGGGCCTTGTCAGAAAATGAACAGGGGTTTCAGGTCTTTGTGCCGATTCAGGAACGGGTGGACCGCTTTGCCCGTACGGTGCACAACTATGTCTCTTTACAGGATACTCCCGTAGAGGAAAAACGCCTTGCCGTTGTGTATTTTAAAGGTCCGGGACAAAACGCCATGGTGGCGGGGGGGCTTGAGGTTGCCCCATCCCTGCTACATTTTCTTCGCTCCCTGAAAGAGGCGGGGTATACCACGGGCCCCCTCCCGGAAACGGTGGAAGAGTTTGCGCGTATTGTGAATACGAAGGGGATACGACCGGGGCCCTATGCGGAAGGTACTATTGCACAGCTTCAGGAAATGGATATTCCCCGAATTCATGTGGACAGTTTAACCGCATGGATGGGCACGGCCCTGCCGGAAGAACTTCGTGCTTCTGTGGAAGAGCGGTACGGACCGCCCCCGGGGGACTATCTTATCAGGGAAGACAGCCTTCTCACGCTTCCTGCGATCAGTTTTGGCAATATTGTCTTGCTTCCCCAGCTCATGCCCGCCCTCGGTGATGATGATTTTTCCCTGATTCACGGCGCGGAGGTTGCTCCGCCCTATCCCTACATAGCCACATATCTTTGGGCACGAAAGGGGCATAGGGCAGATGCGCTTGTTCATTTTGGCACCCACGGGAGTCTTGAGTTTACTCCCTGGAAACAGGCCCCCTTGTCCAGTTATGACTGGCCCGACATCCTCATGGGAGAACTTCCGCACTACTATTATTATACTATTAATAATATCGGTGAAGCAATCATCGCCAAACGTCGTACCTATGCCGGTATTGTTTCTCATCTCACGCCTCCCTTTCGTCGTGCAGAGCTCTATGGCGGGTTTCAGGATCTTCATCGCATGGTGCACGACTACGAGCTTGTGGAAGATGCGGGGCATGAATCAGCTCTAAGTGATGAGCTTGAAGGAATGATTCTTTCTCTGGTAGAAGAGCTCGGCCTTCATCGTGATCTCTCTTTTCCTGATGATTTTATTTCCGTCATGGATGCGGATGATATTATTGATGAAGTACATCGATACCTGCATGAGGTGGAGGCGGAAGTAATTACGGAAGGGTTGTATACCCTGGGAAAACCTTATACCCAAGAGCAGGTAGAGCGTACGGTTGTCGAGATGTTTGGTGAAAATCTTGCCCATGGGAAATTTCGTCATGCTCGCGCAATCGGGCAAATTACGGAAGATTTGCGGGAAGATCTGCACTGGTTTGAAGAGAACTTTCTTGATGCAGCCCGTGACGATGTTACGTCGTTTTTCGCCGGGAAGGAATTCACCCTTCTTTCTTCTCATGAACGGCGGCGTCTTGCCTATCTGCAGGAAGTTATACCCTCTGATGCAAGTGAACCGGCAGATCTCATGGCGGATATGATCGCCATGGGAACGCAAACCGAATCTGACGAGAGGTGTGATCTTTCCCCGGAGGAGCTTTCGCGTATTCTCACCTCTCTCCTTGCCGACAAAACTCACCGTTCCATTGTCCATTCCCTTGAAGACAGTGAGCGGTACGAACGATTGCGCAGTATGATTTCACCAGAAAATCTCCAGCGGGCTCGAAGGATGAGCCGGGTTATTCCGCCCATGGCAGATGCCGTTGCCTTCATGGAAACGCCCGAGGGGCTTTCGCTCATGCGGTATATGGACTCACCCAAGCGTCGTCAAAACGTGCTTGCCCTTGTTTCAGACAGTGCCCGTGATGCGGAGGTGGAACAATACCGATTGAAACAGAATAAAAAACGTGTGCAGCGACTCAATAGGGCGGAAGAATTATTTCTTTCCCTTGTTCGGCAAGAGTATTCCCCACAGATGTGGAAGGACTCGTCCCTTTCTGCATTGGAGAACAGTGATACTCTTCTTGCAATCTTTATCAGCCTTGATACGCTCTCCGGTGCAGAAGTATATCTTTCGTCGTCGCTGCAGATGCTTGCCGATCAGGATGCCGTTGTTTCCTTATTACAACAGCGACAAAGAGAACTCCAGCAGATACGGGAGGCACGACGGGAGAAATATGGCGAGGAAAAAAATGCCCTGGAATATCTTGCCGGACTGGAGGAGGAGATTCCCCGGGTGGCCTATGCTCTGCAGGAGAGCTCTGCCATAGAGATGGAACGCATGCTCAATGCCCTTTCCGGTGGATTTTCCCCGCCATCAACGGGCGGGGATGCCGTGCATAATCCTCGGGCAGTCCCCACGGGACGAAATCTCTATGGTATTGACGCAGAAACAACACCGGGGCTGGCAGCATGGAATGCTGGTACTGCCTTGGCAGATCAATTAATTGCTGCGGAAAAATCCCGTACGGGAGGATATCCACGAAAGGCGGCCTTTACCCTCTGGGGCGGAGAATTTGTCCGTGACCGTGGAATTACCATTGCGCAGATACTTTCCCTTCTCGGGGTTGAACCGGTTCGTTCGTCCACGGGACGTGTGACGGATGTGCGGCTTATTTCCTCGGAGGAGTTGGGACGCCCCCGTATTGACGTGGTGGTACAAACCTCCGGGCAGTTTCGCGATATTGCCGCATCGCGCCTGTTTCTCATAGATCAGGCGGTCCAGCTTGCTGCTGCGGCAGAGGATGATGTGTACCCCAATTATGTTCGAAAGGCAACTGTGGAGGCAGAGCGTGCCCTTATGGAAGAGGGATACTCCCCACGAAAGGCCCGTGAGTTTTCAACAGCTCGTATTTTCGGCGGGGTGAATGGGAATTACGGGACCGGTATTCAGGGGCTTGTGGAGTCGGGCGACCGCTGGGACAGCGATACGGTTATCGCCGATCAATATTTGCAGAATATGGGTGCCGTATATACGCAGAATAATTGGGGCGAGTTTCATACGGGCCTTTTTTCAGCAGCCCTGACACATACGGATGTGTTGGTACAGAGTCGTTCCTCCAATACCACGGGCCCCCTTTCCCTCGATCATAACTATGAATTTATGGGTGGCTTAAATACGGCTATCACCCGGGTAACTGGTGAAGAAGCACAGGGGTATTTTACGGATGTTCGCAACCCCAACCGCCATAGAATGGTTGATGCAAAGGAGGCCATATGGACCGAGGCACGATCCACCATTCTCAATCCCAATTATATCACCCCTCTTTTGGAAGGGGGCGCGTCGTCGGCAGAGGTCTTTGCTGAAACCGTGCGAAACACCTTTGGCTGGAATGCCACAAAGGCGTCGGTGATTGATGAGGAGCTGTGGGAGGAGTATTACGAAACTCTCATTGAAGATCACCATGACCTGGGTATCCGTGATTTCTTCGAAGAGGTAAACCCCTATGCTTTGCAGGAGGTGACTGCGGTTATGCTGGAAACGGTGCGAAAAGAGATGTGGGATGCCGATTCAGCGGTCATCCAGGAGCTTGCCGACATCCATGTGTCCCTTGTGGCAGAGCATGATGCCGGATGCAGTGGGTTTGTCTGTGATAACCCCTTGTTACAGGAGATGATTTCTGAGACGGTTTCACAGGAAAAGCGTACCTCCTATGCAGAGAATATTGCCGCCGTCAGAAATCCCCGGGGAGAGTCCCTGTCTGCCGATAATTCTGTACGTCTTGAGAAGGAGACCCTTACAGATACCCTCCAGCGCATTGTGCAGGATAATCGCCCGGTAATTATGGGGATTGGCGTAATTCTTCTCATGTTGATTGTTCCCTGTATCGTACAACGACGTATGTAGCGGGGCAAGGCGTACGAGGGGCTTCTCGTACGCATCTTCTGGGAGTCTCTGAGAAAGACGAATATATTCGATGTCTCATCGAGGCTCCACTGAACGTGAGAACCTCACTCATGAAAGGCAGGCATGGGAGCTCTATCTATGGGGCAAAATTTATTCGTATCTTGAAAAATTCTCTTCTCTTACTCAGCAAAGAGAAATATATCCTCCTGGGCATACTCCATTGCTCGGCGAAATGACCGATGGGGCTTCGCTTGAAAGATAGTGGTATCTTGAAGCTTTATATGAAGAACGGCTGAATCGGAGAAGACAAGCTCCTGAAAATCCCTGTTTGAGATATGCGAGGTATAGCGATAGGTTTTGTCTGAATGTCGTTGGTAGAGGGGAGAGATATCATGAAGATGCAGGGTGTCACCATTGTAGGAGAAGAATACTTGAGAGAGTGGGGCAGAAAGACGCTAGGAAGGGGAGAGGGTAAAGTTGCACCGTGTCTTTGTTGTGTCGTGTTGTATGTAGGTGAAATCTATCCGTACGTCCATGGTACGGGAGGTGAGTCTGCTGGGGCGAATAAAATATTGATGGGTATTGTTGCTACGGAAAAACGTTTCGATATATGTTCGCGAGGTACAGGATATGCAGAAAATACAGAGGCTTACTATGCAGAGGTATTTCATGAAAGCGTTCTCCGAATAAATTACGGGAACGGAACACTCCGTTCCCGCAGAAATGTATGGTGTGGCATCTTACTCACCGGTAACAATGGTAGTATATCGCCGAACGAAATTAAGAAACAAGAGTTCATATTTTGAATCAACCGTAGAAATCTCTGAGATTCCGCCGTTTTTGGCAGCGGTTTTAATGCTTGCATCACCGCCATCAAAGAAAAACCCAAGGACTTGTACGGTTTCGGCTTCACCAACCTTTGATCCAACGGGGTTGCTCGTGGCGTTTACGGGTGCTGTGGCAGAACACCCCACAAGGGTAATGACCAGTGCTGTTGCTCCCACGATACTGAGTAATTTCTTCATATTCTTCTCCTTGATTATACTATACAATCCTTACTATATTGATAAGCTATATGATTGAGCCCTGCAGATTCAACCATTTTTTTTAATTTTGTGAAAAGTGAGTTCCTGTTCAGCCTGGAAATCTTCGTCGAAAGATGAGGTAATAAATGTACGATGAGCCTCTACATGAAAGTATGGCCTCATCTCACAACAAGCCGATTATTTTGTAACTAATTGTTCTCGTAGCTCCTCGAGGGGAGAGGTTGGAGTATACAAAAAGAGCTGCCCCGAAAGAGCAGCTCTTGTATAGTTTCTCCTCAGAGGAGTCGCTTATTCCATTTGCTCAAGCATTTCAAGCTGACGGAGAAGTTCCTCTTCCTCTGACTCAAGATCTTGCAGTTCACGCATCGCATCGTCATCCTCTGAAACGGTGCTTTGCTCGGAGGCACGTCCCAAGGTGTAGTTGACAAGCTGTTCGATGCTTCGACGATCTTGGGCAAAGAACCGATCGCGTTCAAGTTCATCTAAGGCCCGATGATACGCGCGAACAGTTTCTTCAATACTTTCGCGCACTTGATTTAAGCTATCTTTTTGTGTTTCCACATACGAGCTATAGGTTGTTTGCGCGAGGCGGTTTGCCGAATTTGCCAGATCAAAATATTCTGTTCTGCTTTCATAATACGCTTCTTCCTTATCGGCAAGGTCCTCCTCTGTTGGAGGTGTAAAGTCCTCAAGGGCGCGACTCATGGGCGTCAATACCTGTACCGCATCATCCCAATCATCATTCATCATGTGATAGTAGGCCAGAATAACCGACGCTTCAGCACGAAGAACAGGATTATCAGTTGCTTCAATCAGGTCGCGAGAGTAGTTACGGCAGTCACGCCAGTTCTGTACCTTAAAAGCTGACCATGCTTTACCCACCAAAGCATCAAGATAATACTGGCTATCGTCATCCACTTCCCGCAGAGAGGCAATGGCTTGAGGATATTGCCCATTATTAAAATAGTAGTATCCTAAGAGGGCGTAAGAACGATTTTTGATTTCCCGTTGTAAATCAACTTGTCGCTCTTCTAAATAGGTTTCTGCCTCTACACTGAGAGGAGCTTGAATGACATTATCCAAGTGAAGTTTCACCGCATCAAAATCACCATTTCGAGCCTCTGCAGTAGCAAGAGAATGCTGAGCGAATATGTAGTATTCATGCTCGCGGGGTACTTGGGAGAAATGGGTTATTGCACGGTTTGTATTGCCTTGAGCAAGCTCTTGTTCGCCCATGTAGTAGTAGGCTTGATTGCTGATAGAGTCTGCAACTACAGAGCGAGTGAGTTCTGAGAACTGGCTACTTACTTCTTGGGTCAGTCCTTCACGATAGTTTAAACGAAGCAGCCCCATCCGTGCAATGTCGACCGTGCTTTGCGAAGCAGGGAACTCTGTAAGCACCTTGTTATAGTTTTCCATGGCAAGCTCACGCATCTCCATTTCCTCTTGACTGCGGGCAATGTAGTAGGTGGCAAGGTGATTTCGAGGAAACTCGGGATATTCCACAGTGATTCGTCCGAAAAGAAACATGGCGTCCCAAAATTCACCTGCGGAGTAGTGACGCATGGCACGTCGCCACAAATCACCCACATTAATCATATGGCGCTCAGCCATGCGACGTGCCCATTTTTGCTCACGGTGGAGTCCAATTTCACTGCGGAGATACACACTGTGGGCAAAGGCATTATCGTCTTCATACATGCTTATGTACTGATAGTT
The Chitinivibrio alkaliphilus ACht1 DNA segment above includes these coding regions:
- a CDS encoding cobaltochelatase subunit CobN; this translates as MKKGVFIGIALLIALAGYGVWEYHLRPTRILFVNFRDWQVASHVDAGDNFFLRIDRIDTDEISLATLRKYDVVYLFGMGLRLSEEQRDAVIEAGRRGVSIFTYASNTQEDDMSTVDPLSAETMQAYMANQSTENMAALLRYSRAYLHGRSFGVGDVPELVVLPGEYFSHPDLDKVYEEYAAYELAYAELPQYHPEGKKVLMMTSNIGMEDESGSLPYRAVLRALEAQGMRVYALSGMRNRLAYAQKVQPDALVLFAHGRFAMGQPHESEKLLEELNVPLFAPLLVREKKEEWIRSQQGMSGGLMGQSIAAPEIDGAIAPFAVGALSENEQGFQVFVPIQERVDRFARTVHNYVSLQDTPVEEKRLAVVYFKGPGQNAMVAGGLEVAPSLLHFLRSLKEAGYTTGPLPETVEEFARIVNTKGIRPGPYAEGTIAQLQEMDIPRIHVDSLTAWMGTALPEELRASVEERYGPPPGDYLIREDSLLTLPAISFGNIVLLPQLMPALGDDDFSLIHGAEVAPPYPYIATYLWARKGHRADALVHFGTHGSLEFTPWKQAPLSSYDWPDILMGELPHYYYYTINNIGEAIIAKRRTYAGIVSHLTPPFRRAELYGGFQDLHRMVHDYELVEDAGHESALSDELEGMILSLVEELGLHRDLSFPDDFISVMDADDIIDEVHRYLHEVEAEVITEGLYTLGKPYTQEQVERTVVEMFGENLAHGKFRHARAIGQITEDLREDLHWFEENFLDAARDDVTSFFAGKEFTLLSSHERRRLAYLQEVIPSDASEPADLMADMIAMGTQTESDERCDLSPEELSRILTSLLADKTHRSIVHSLEDSERYERLRSMISPENLQRARRMSRVIPPMADAVAFMETPEGLSLMRYMDSPKRRQNVLALVSDSARDAEVEQYRLKQNKKRVQRLNRAEELFLSLVRQEYSPQMWKDSSLSALENSDTLLAIFISLDTLSGAEVYLSSSLQMLADQDAVVSLLQQRQRELQQIREARREKYGEEKNALEYLAGLEEEIPRVAYALQESSAIEMERMLNALSGGFSPPSTGGDAVHNPRAVPTGRNLYGIDAETTPGLAAWNAGTALADQLIAAEKSRTGGYPRKAAFTLWGGEFVRDRGITIAQILSLLGVEPVRSSTGRVTDVRLISSEELGRPRIDVVVQTSGQFRDIAASRLFLIDQAVQLAAAAEDDVYPNYVRKATVEAERALMEEGYSPRKAREFSTARIFGGVNGNYGTGIQGLVESGDRWDSDTVIADQYLQNMGAVYTQNNWGEFHTGLFSAALTHTDVLVQSRSSNTTGPLSLDHNYEFMGGLNTAITRVTGEEAQGYFTDVRNPNRHRMVDAKEAIWTEARSTILNPNYITPLLEGGASSAEVFAETVRNTFGWNATKASVIDEELWEEYYETLIEDHHDLGIRDFFEEVNPYALQEVTAVMLETVRKEMWDADSAVIQELADIHVSLVAEHDAGCSGFVCDNPLLQEMISETVSQEKRTSYAENIAAVRNPRGESLSADNSVRLEKETLTDTLQRIVQDNRPVIMGIGVILLMLIVPCIVQRRM
- a CDS encoding TRL domain-containing protein; amino-acid sequence: MKKLLSIVGATALVITLVGCSATAPVNATSNPVGSKVGEAETVQVLGFFFDGGDASIKTAAKNGGISEISTVDSKYELLFLNFVRRYTTIVTGE
- a CDS encoding tetratricopeptide repeat protein; its protein translation is MNFTRLSRQIYAIVLITAVMAVQVYADGLPGEYYITQRWRDLFSRHSPATNPAFMTEENYASVRGVFSPSLGGTFTLYEAGITYPIGLYQSVGLSVLGVNSSEEIEGYLWDPGTNTFSPTGDSWQDNHTHFMASYAINPWNRLSVGANLIYYQIPNFGDPIQGIALDVGASYRLMNNPVLGEHIIGLSFQNALSPDFEFEELQQQSINAKLSWMGKMWDGRIDAGIDLDFKDFTSLDEYFDVEVVDGQAQLVPGDGSIEFDFNSRIGFWMMQMVNVYGLVGNNYIGLAGGLNVPTVFGGRDFQANYQYISMYEDDNAFAHSVYLRSEIGLHREQKWARRMAERHMINVGDLWRRAMRHYSAGEFWDAMFLFGRITVEYPEFPRNHLATYYIARSQEEMEMRELAMENYNKVLTEFPASQSTVDIARMGLLRLNYREGLTQEVSSQFSELTRSVVADSISNQAYYYMGEQELAQGNTNRAITHFSQVPREHEYYIFAQHSLATAEARNGDFDAVKLHLDNVIQAPLSVEAETYLEERQVDLQREIKNRSYALLGYYYFNNGQYPQAIASLREVDDDSQYYLDALVGKAWSAFKVQNWRDCRNYSRDLIEATDNPVLRAEASVILAYYHMMNDDWDDAVQVLTPMSRALEDFTPPTEEDLADKEEAYYESRTEYFDLANSANRLAQTTYSSYVETQKDSLNQVRESIEETVRAYHRALDELERDRFFAQDRRSIEQLVNYTLGRASEQSTVSEDDDAMRELQDLESEEEELLRQLEMLEQME